The proteins below come from a single Aphanothece sacrum FPU1 genomic window:
- the gltB gene encoding glutamate synthase large subunit, translating into MNMTPDTNTTNQPQRTYMGPPSLVEERDACGVGFIADVKGKGSHKLIQQTLTALSCMEHRGGCSADNDSGDGSGIMTAIPRELLAPWFAEKGITMPPVEQLGVGMVFLPQDSSKRAAERAHVEEVVKAVKLTVLGWREVPVKAEVLGMQARGNRPHIEQVMVTSANGLSGDALDRVLYIARSRIGKRLADDFYICSFSCRTLVYKGMVRSEVLGEFYQDLKNPAFISQFAVYHRRFSTNTMPKWPLAQPMRLLGHNGEINTLIGNINSMAAREGNLSLPGWTTEELEALTPIVNTANSDSYNLDSAMELLVRTGRRPIEAAMILVPEAYQNQPDLKQYPEIVDFYQYYSGFQEPWDGPALLVFSDGKMVGACLDRNGLRPARYCITKDNYVVVGSEAGVVDLPESEIIEKGRLGPGQTISVDLTTQEVFKNWDIKKLVAQAQPYGEWLATYRQEITPQPFSDTLLLSETNQLLQQQTAFGYTAEDVEMIVVPMASQGKEPTFCMGDDIPLAVLSNKPHLLYDYFKQRFAQVTNPPIDPLRESLVMSLTMLLGERGNLLDPKAADAKLLKIDTPVLNETELNLIKASDFQATGLSTLFEIISGPGGLKTALDRLCTEATEAVKNGAKILILSDRVVGPNGQGNIDETTSYIPPLLAVGTVHHHLIKEGLRLQTSLIVDTAQCWSTHHFACLVGYGASAICPYLTLETIRQWWNDERTQKLMANGKLGKVTLDKALNNYRHSVEEGLLKILSKMGISLLASYHGAQIFEAIGLGMDLVETAFDGTTSRVGGLSIEELAEEVIAVHSQAFPSLTDKKLKNFGFINYRPGGEYHMNSPEMAKSLHKAVEAYKAGENGANKEAYDHYEMYQKYLEERPITALRDLLEFNGDRPSIPVADVEPVETIVKRFCTGGMSLGALSREAHETLAIAMNRLGGKSNSGEGGEDPTRFITLSDVDENGNSVTFPHLKGLRNGDTVSSAIKQIASGRFGVTPEYLMNGKQLEIKMAQGAKPGEGGQLPGPKVSPYIAMLRKSKPGVTLISPPPHHDIYSIEDLAQLIFDLHQINPKAKVSVKLVAEIGIGTIAAGVAKANADIIQISGHDGGTGASPLSSIKHAGCPWELGVTEVHRMLIENRLRGRVILRADGGLKTGWDVMMAALMGAEEYGFGSIAMIAEGCIMARICHTNNCPVGVATQQEKLRQRFTGIPDHVVNFFYFVAEEVRSILAKLGYYSLDEVIGRSDLLKMRQTSKLTKTQALNLDCLLNLPDVKTDRDWLNHEEVHSNGPVLDDELLADTAISSAIASHGTVSKDVKIVNTDRTIGARIAGTLAKKYGNTGFSGEITFNFTGAAGQSFAAFNLPGMIMHLEGEANDYVGKGMHGGEIVIVPYKKATFEAADNVIVGNTCLYGATGGVLYANGRAGERFGVRNSMAQAVIEGAGDHCCEYMTGGVIVVLGSVGRNVGAGMTGGLAYFLDEDNSFPEKVNTEIVEIQRICTEAGEAQLKGLIATHVTRTGSKKGQLILDNWGDYVGKFWQAVPPSEAKSPETNPNPVMVAEKTLTPAK; encoded by the coding sequence ATGAACATGACCCCTGATACCAACACCACCAACCAACCCCAAAGAACCTATATGGGGCCACCCTCCCTAGTAGAAGAAAGAGACGCTTGTGGGGTCGGGTTTATTGCTGATGTCAAAGGAAAAGGCAGCCATAAACTCATACAACAGACTTTAACTGCGTTAAGCTGTATGGAGCATCGGGGCGGTTGTAGCGCAGATAATGATTCAGGAGATGGATCAGGTATCATGACGGCTATTCCCCGCGAATTATTAGCCCCCTGGTTCGCAGAAAAAGGCATCACTATGCCCCCTGTGGAACAATTAGGGGTAGGTATGGTCTTTTTACCTCAAGATAGCAGCAAACGGGCAGCAGAACGGGCCCACGTTGAGGAAGTGGTTAAAGCTGTCAAGTTAACTGTGTTAGGATGGCGGGAAGTCCCTGTTAAAGCGGAAGTTTTGGGGATGCAAGCAAGAGGAAACCGACCTCATATTGAACAGGTCATGGTGACTTCTGCTAATGGGTTGTCAGGAGATGCTTTAGATCGGGTTTTGTATATTGCGCGATCGCGGATCGGAAAACGTTTGGCTGATGATTTTTATATTTGTTCCTTTAGTTGTCGTACCTTAGTCTATAAAGGGATGGTACGCAGTGAGGTATTAGGGGAATTTTATCAAGATTTAAAGAATCCTGCCTTTATTAGTCAGTTTGCGGTGTATCATCGCCGTTTTAGTACCAATACCATGCCTAAATGGCCTTTGGCCCAACCGATGCGTTTATTGGGTCATAATGGGGAAATTAACACCCTCATCGGTAATATTAACTCTATGGCGGCACGAGAAGGTAATTTAAGTTTACCAGGGTGGACAACAGAAGAACTTGAAGCTTTAACCCCTATTGTTAATACTGCTAATAGTGACTCCTACAACTTAGATAGTGCGATGGAGTTATTAGTAAGAACTGGTCGTCGTCCCATTGAAGCGGCCATGATTTTAGTGCCGGAAGCTTATCAAAATCAACCAGATCTCAAACAATATCCCGAAATTGTCGACTTTTATCAGTATTATAGTGGATTCCAAGAACCTTGGGACGGGCCAGCCTTATTAGTGTTTAGTGATGGTAAGATGGTCGGTGCCTGTTTAGATCGTAATGGGTTACGACCGGCAAGGTATTGTATTACCAAAGATAATTATGTTGTGGTAGGTTCGGAAGCAGGAGTTGTAGACCTACCTGAGTCTGAAATTATCGAAAAAGGAAGATTAGGTCCAGGACAAACTATTTCTGTTGACTTAACCACTCAAGAAGTATTCAAAAATTGGGACATTAAAAAACTTGTGGCCCAAGCACAACCTTATGGGGAATGGTTAGCAACCTACCGTCAAGAAATTACTCCTCAACCTTTTTCTGACACTCTATTATTAAGCGAAACTAATCAATTATTACAGCAACAAACCGCCTTTGGTTATACGGCCGAAGATGTAGAAATGATTGTGGTTCCTATGGCCAGTCAAGGGAAAGAACCAACTTTCTGCATGGGAGATGATATACCATTAGCCGTTCTCTCGAATAAACCTCATCTACTTTACGACTACTTTAAACAACGGTTTGCCCAAGTTACTAACCCTCCTATTGATCCCTTACGAGAAAGTTTAGTCATGTCCTTGACTATGCTATTAGGAGAAAGAGGCAACCTTTTAGATCCCAAAGCTGCTGATGCTAAACTGTTAAAGATAGACACCCCTGTTCTGAATGAAACAGAATTAAACTTGATCAAAGCTTCTGATTTCCAGGCGACAGGATTATCTACTTTATTTGAGATTATATCAGGGCCAGGAGGTCTAAAAACAGCTTTAGATCGTCTATGTACCGAAGCAACAGAAGCGGTTAAAAATGGGGCAAAAATCCTGATTTTAAGCGATCGCGTTGTCGGTCCGAACGGCCAGGGAAATATTGATGAGACAACCAGTTATATTCCCCCCTTATTAGCAGTCGGGACAGTTCATCATCACCTCATTAAAGAAGGGTTACGGTTACAAACTTCTTTGATAGTTGATACGGCCCAATGTTGGAGTACCCATCATTTTGCTTGTTTAGTCGGTTATGGGGCCTCGGCAATATGTCCCTATCTCACCTTAGAAACCATCCGTCAATGGTGGAATGATGAGAGGACCCAAAAATTGATGGCCAATGGCAAACTAGGAAAAGTTACCCTAGACAAAGCTTTAAATAACTATCGTCACTCAGTAGAAGAAGGACTGTTAAAAATTCTCTCTAAAATGGGAATTTCTTTGTTAGCTTCTTATCATGGGGCCCAAATTTTTGAAGCCATTGGACTAGGTATGGACTTAGTAGAAACAGCTTTTGATGGGACTACCAGTCGTGTCGGAGGGTTAAGTATTGAAGAACTGGCCGAAGAAGTTATCGCCGTTCATAGTCAAGCTTTCCCCAGTTTAACTGACAAGAAACTTAAAAACTTTGGCTTTATTAACTATCGTCCAGGGGGAGAATATCACATGAACTCCCCAGAAATGGCCAAATCTCTCCATAAAGCGGTAGAAGCGTATAAAGCAGGGGAAAACGGGGCCAATAAAGAGGCCTATGATCATTATGAAATGTATCAAAAATACCTCGAAGAACGTCCCATTACTGCCTTACGAGACTTATTAGAATTTAATGGCGATCGCCCTTCTATTCCCGTTGCAGATGTGGAACCAGTAGAAACTATTGTGAAACGTTTCTGTACAGGGGGAATGTCATTAGGGGCCTTATCACGGGAGGCCCACGAAACTTTGGCGATCGCCATGAACCGTTTAGGGGGTAAGTCAAACTCAGGAGAAGGAGGAGAAGACCCCACCCGCTTTATTACCTTGTCAGATGTAGACGAAAACGGCAACTCTGTTACTTTCCCCCATCTTAAAGGACTGCGTAACGGAGACACGGTTAGTTCTGCTATCAAACAAATAGCATCAGGCCGGTTTGGGGTAACACCCGAATACTTGATGAATGGTAAACAATTAGAAATTAAAATGGCCCAGGGGGCCAAACCAGGAGAAGGAGGCCAGTTACCAGGGCCAAAAGTCAGCCCCTATATTGCCATGTTACGCAAGTCTAAACCGGGTGTAACTTTAATTTCTCCCCCTCCTCACCATGACATCTATTCCATCGAAGACTTGGCCCAGTTAATCTTTGATTTACATCAAATTAACCCAAAAGCTAAAGTTTCCGTTAAATTAGTGGCAGAAATAGGCATCGGAACCATTGCGGCCGGAGTAGCTAAAGCTAACGCTGATATTATCCAGATTTCTGGTCATGATGGCGGTACAGGTGCATCTCCTCTAAGTTCCATTAAACACGCGGGTTGTCCTTGGGAACTAGGAGTGACAGAAGTACATCGGATGCTGATCGAAAACCGACTCCGTGGCCGGGTTATTTTACGGGCCGATGGAGGGTTAAAAACCGGATGGGATGTAATGATGGCAGCATTAATGGGGGCCGAAGAATATGGGTTCGGTTCCATTGCCATGATCGCCGAAGGTTGTATCATGGCCCGTATTTGTCATACGAATAACTGTCCTGTTGGGGTTGCGACTCAACAAGAAAAGTTACGTCAACGGTTTACAGGTATTCCCGATCATGTGGTCAACTTCTTCTATTTTGTCGCCGAAGAAGTACGCTCAATTTTAGCGAAATTAGGCTATTATTCCTTAGATGAGGTCATTGGACGGTCTGACCTGTTGAAAATGCGTCAGACGAGCAAATTAACCAAGACTCAGGCGTTAAATTTAGACTGTCTCCTCAACCTTCCTGATGTCAAAACAGACCGTGACTGGTTAAACCATGAGGAAGTTCACAGCAATGGGCCTGTCTTAGACGATGAATTATTGGCTGATACGGCTATTAGTTCTGCGATCGCCAGTCATGGAACTGTTAGCAAAGACGTTAAAATCGTCAATACCGACCGGACGATCGGGGCCCGTATTGCGGGAACTTTAGCCAAAAAATACGGTAATACGGGATTTTCAGGTGAAATTACCTTTAACTTTACAGGGGCCGCTGGTCAAAGTTTTGCCGCGTTTAACCTGCCTGGTATGATTATGCACCTAGAAGGGGAAGCCAATGATTATGTAGGTAAAGGAATGCACGGCGGCGAAATAGTGATAGTTCCTTACAAAAAAGCGACCTTTGAGGCAGCAGATAACGTAATTGTCGGGAATACCTGCCTTTATGGGGCAACAGGCGGCGTTTTATATGCCAATGGTCGGGCCGGTGAACGGTTTGGGGTGCGTAACTCTATGGCCCAAGCGGTGATAGAAGGGGCCGGCGATCACTGTTGTGAATATATGACGGGTGGTGTGATCGTGGTTCTCGGTTCCGTTGGCCGCAATGTGGGGGCAGGAATGACGGGAGGTTTAGCTTATTTCTTAGATGAAGATAACAGCTTCCCCGAAAAAGTTAACACTGAAATTGTGGAAATTCAGCGAATTTGTACAGAAGCTGGAGAAGCACAATTAAAAGGATTAATTGCTACTCATGTTACTCGTACAGGCAGTAAAAAAGGACAATTAATATTGGATAATTGGGGTGATTATGTTGGTAAATTCTGGCAAGCAGTCCCCCCATCAGAAGCAAAAAGTCCTGAAACAAATCCTAATCCCGTCATGGTAGCGGAGAAAACCTTAACTCCTGCCAAATAA
- a CDS encoding HigA family addiction module antitoxin has protein sequence MMESFQLLPVHPGEILLEEFLNPMEISPSKLAEDINVSITLINEIIEAKRSINAEMALRLSKYFGLSERFWLNLQIKYDLEVTKYQLKNSLETDVKPIQI, from the coding sequence ATTATGGAATCTTTTCAATTATTGCCTGTCCATCCTGGAGAAATTTTATTAGAAGAATTTTTAAACCCGATGGAAATTAGCCCATCAAAATTAGCTGAAGATATTAATGTTTCTATTACTTTAATTAATGAAATTATTGAAGCTAAACGTTCGATCAATGCTGAAATGGCTTTGCGTTTATCTAAATATTTTGGATTATCAGAAAGATTTTGGTTAAATTTGCAAATTAAATATGATCTAGAAGTGACTAAATATCAGTTAAAAAATTCTCTAGAAACAGACGTAAAACCAATACAGATTTAG
- a CDS encoding Uma2 family endonuclease, which produces MVNPLEIKFESFKLTDEQFYQLCQDNRDLRFERNSNGDMVIMPPTGGETSNRNSEITYQLQAWNRQNKLGVTFDSSGGFTLPNGADRSPDASWILLEKWNNLTSQQRQKFLPLCPDFVIELRSPSDNLKSLQDKMKEYLENGTRLGWLINRKTQQVEIYRQRKEVEILDNPQTLSGEDILPNFVLDLELIW; this is translated from the coding sequence ATGGTTAACCCTTTAGAAATAAAGTTTGAATCCTTTAAACTTACAGACGAACAATTCTATCAACTCTGTCAAGATAATCGTGATTTAAGATTTGAAAGAAACAGCAATGGAGATATGGTAATTATGCCACCAACAGGAGGAGAAACTAGCAATCGAAATAGTGAAATAACCTATCAACTTCAAGCATGGAATCGTCAGAATAAATTGGGTGTTACTTTCGATTCTTCAGGCGGTTTTACGTTACCAAACGGTGCAGATAGATCCCCTGATGCGTCTTGGATACTCTTAGAAAAATGGAATAATTTAACATCCCAACAGCGTCAAAAATTCTTACCTTTATGTCCTGATTTTGTCATTGAATTACGTTCTCCTAGTGATAACTTAAAATCCTTACAAGATAAAATGAAAGAGTATCTAGAAAATGGCACAAGATTAGGATGGTTAATTAATCGAAAAACTCAACAAGTGGAAATTTATAGACAAAGAAAAGAAGTGGAAATATTAGATAATCCTCAGACATTATCAGGGGAGGATATCTTACCTAACTTTGTCTTAGATTTAGAATTAATTTGGTAA
- a CDS encoding nucleotidyltransferase family protein, whose product MKTLPIEISTTKITKFCQQWQITELSLFGSILREDFHDNSDIDILVTFFPKAQWSLLDFVRMEDQLETIFHCKVDLVMKQSIEQSDNWLRKQEILGTAQIIYAKR is encoded by the coding sequence ATGAAAACCTTACCAATAGAAATATCAACTACTAAAATAACTAAATTTTGTCAACAGTGGCAAATCACGGAACTTTCCCTCTTTGGTTCTATTTTAAGAGAAGATTTCCATGATAATAGTGATATTGATATTTTAGTCACTTTTTTTCCTAAAGCACAATGGAGTTTATTAGATTTTGTCAGAATGGAAGATCAATTAGAAACTATTTTTCATTGTAAAGTAGATTTAGTTATGAAACAATCTATTGAACAAAGTGATAACTGGTTACGCAAACAAGAAATTTTAGGAACAGCACAAATAATCTATGCTAAGAGATGA
- a CDS encoding putative toxin-antitoxin system toxin component, PIN family, which translates to MVRFVLDTNVIVSSLLFSQSIPRQAVNKALDTGKILISQEIIRELTKVLNRKKLNKYLLQEERMKFLADFLKDAETVTITQNFDVCRDKKDNKFIDLAVCGKAQYIITGDQDLLTLNPFSEIYIINSRQFLNQ; encoded by the coding sequence ATGGTGCGTTTTGTCCTCGATACTAACGTAATTGTTAGTTCTTTACTCTTTTCACAATCAATTCCCAGACAGGCAGTTAATAAAGCTTTAGATACAGGCAAAATTTTGATTTCTCAAGAGATTATTAGAGAATTAACTAAAGTCTTGAATCGTAAAAAACTTAATAAATACTTGCTACAAGAGGAGAGAATGAAATTTTTGGCCGACTTTTTAAAGGATGCTGAAACTGTTACAATTACTCAAAATTTTGATGTCTGTCGAGACAAGAAAGATAATAAATTTATAGATTTAGCCGTTTGTGGCAAGGCTCAATATATTATTACAGGTGATCAAGATTTACTTACTTTAAATCCCTTTAGTGAAATTTATATTATTAATTCTAGACAGTTTTTAAATCAATAG
- a CDS encoding DUF433 domain-containing protein has translation MVKDASIISISPEIMSCIPVFLGTKVPIQTLLDYLKGGESIDYFLGGFPTVTREQVMILLEEN, from the coding sequence ATGGTCAAAGATGCCTCTATTATTAGTATTTCACCGGAAATAATGAGTTGTATTCCTGTGTTTTTAGGTACTAAAGTTCCTATACAAACTCTTTTAGATTATCTTAAAGGAGGAGAATCAATTGATTATTTTTTAGGAGGATTTCCTACCGTAACAAGAGAACAGGTTATGATTTTGTTAGAAGAAAATTGA
- a CDS encoding CopG family antitoxin has translation MNYSKIPSTDSIKELAQFWDTHDLIDFEDQLEEVKDQVFERETLISLRLELHEVETIKKIAKSQGVDYHNLIREWVLEKVSQF, from the coding sequence ATGAACTATAGCAAAATTCCCTCAACTGACTCGATTAAAGAACTTGCACAATTTTGGGATACTCATGATCTAATAGATTTTGAAGATCAGTTAGAAGAGGTGAAAGATCAGGTTTTTGAACGAGAAACCTTAATTTCTCTTCGTTTGGAACTACATGAAGTAGAAACTATCAAAAAAATAGCTAAATCTCAAGGGGTTGATTATCATAATCTAATTCGAGAATGGGTTTTAGAAAAAGTTTCTCAGTTTTAG
- a CDS encoding histidine triad nucleotide-binding protein, producing MSNTIFTKIINREIPANIVYEDDLVLAFRDINPQAPTHILVIPKKEITQLDTATKEDENLLGYLLLTVKKVAEQVGLKNGYRVVINNGNDGGQTVDHLHLHILGDRQMNWPPG from the coding sequence ATGAGTAATACAATTTTTACAAAGATTATCAATCGAGAAATTCCAGCTAATATTGTCTATGAAGATGATTTAGTATTAGCTTTTAGAGACATAAATCCTCAAGCACCTACTCATATTCTAGTAATTCCTAAAAAAGAAATCACTCAATTAGATACAGCGACTAAAGAAGATGAAAATTTATTAGGCTATTTATTACTTACAGTTAAAAAGGTAGCTGAACAAGTAGGATTAAAAAATGGTTATCGAGTCGTCATTAATAATGGCAATGATGGAGGACAAACTGTTGACCATTTGCATTTACATATTCTTGGAGATCGTCAAATGAACTGGCCACCAGGTTGA
- a CDS encoding ABC1 kinase family protein produces the protein MANYYSLRPWEVIWRAINIIWSFGWFLIHLQWDQWFNPDQNNKQKCATELRQILTRLGPTFIKVGQALSTRPDLIRPDFLGELIKLQDQLPPFNNDTAFSIIEQSLNCSIDEAYREISPHPVAAASLGQVYRALLHTGEEVAVKVQRPNLRPTLTRDLFLMRWAACQFGKLLPLNLGHDLTLIVDEFGVKLFEEIDYINEGRNAEKFAANFRDDKEVKVPEIYWQYSSNFVLTLEWINGYKLTDTDKIKAAGIDPYTIVKIGVTSGLKQLLEYGFFHADPHPGNLFATLDGRMAYIDFGMMDQLEEDTKETIASSVVQLINQDYNALTDDFVKLGFLTPDIDISPIIPALEKVLGNAIGQSVGTFNFKTITDDFSELMYEYPFRVPAKFALIIRSLITQEGLALSLDPDFKIVEVAYPYVARRLLTGESPQLRKRLLEVLFKDGKFQWQRLENMIAIARSDQQFDLLPTAQLGLQYLLSDEGRYLRRQLLLALTEDDRLHTEEVQRIWALISDEFKPQQLINVAINAFREFSTAGVAAIIPNTVKMS, from the coding sequence ATCGCTAATTACTATAGCCTTCGTCCTTGGGAGGTCATCTGGCGTGCTATAAACATTATCTGGTCTTTTGGTTGGTTTCTCATTCATTTGCAATGGGATCAATGGTTTAACCCTGACCAAAATAATAAGCAAAAATGCGCCACTGAATTACGGCAAATTTTAACTCGTTTAGGTCCTACTTTTATTAAAGTTGGTCAAGCACTTTCTACTCGTCCCGACTTAATTCGTCCTGATTTTTTAGGAGAATTAATCAAACTTCAAGATCAATTACCTCCCTTCAATAATGATACAGCTTTTAGCATTATTGAACAATCTTTAAACTGTTCAATTGATGAAGCTTATCGAGAAATTTCTCCCCATCCTGTTGCGGCAGCCAGTTTAGGACAAGTTTATCGGGCTTTATTACATACAGGAGAAGAAGTCGCAGTTAAAGTGCAACGGCCTAATTTACGTCCAACTTTAACCCGTGATCTCTTTTTAATGAGGTGGGCAGCTTGTCAATTTGGTAAATTATTACCTTTAAATTTAGGTCATGATCTAACTCTTATTGTCGATGAATTTGGAGTTAAACTCTTTGAAGAAATTGACTATATTAACGAGGGACGAAATGCTGAAAAATTCGCCGCTAATTTTCGAGATGATAAGGAGGTAAAAGTTCCTGAAATTTATTGGCAATATAGCAGTAATTTTGTCTTGACTTTAGAATGGATTAACGGTTATAAACTAACCGATACAGACAAAATAAAAGCGGCTGGAATTGATCCTTATACTATCGTCAAAATTGGTGTAACATCAGGCTTAAAACAACTCTTAGAATATGGTTTTTTTCATGCTGATCCCCATCCAGGAAATTTATTTGCGACCTTAGATGGTCGCATGGCTTATATTGATTTTGGCATGATGGATCAGTTAGAAGAAGATACAAAAGAAACCATTGCGAGTTCAGTCGTTCAACTGATTAATCAAGACTACAATGCATTAACTGATGACTTTGTTAAGTTGGGTTTTTTAACTCCTGACATTGATATTAGTCCCATTATTCCAGCTTTAGAAAAAGTCTTAGGTAATGCCATTGGTCAAAGTGTGGGAACCTTTAACTTTAAAACTATCACCGATGATTTTTCGGAATTAATGTATGAATATCCTTTCCGAGTTCCTGCTAAATTCGCCTTAATTATTCGGTCATTAATCACTCAAGAAGGGTTAGCATTAAGTCTTGATCCTGACTTCAAAATTGTTGAAGTAGCTTATCCTTATGTTGCCAGAAGACTGTTAACTGGGGAATCTCCTCAATTACGAAAACGGTTATTAGAAGTCTTATTTAAAGACGGAAAATTCCAATGGCAGCGATTAGAAAATATGATTGCGATCGCCCGTTCGGATCAACAATTTGATCTACTACCAACTGCCCAATTAGGGTTACAATATCTACTTTCAGATGAAGGCAGATATTTACGTCGTCAATTATTATTAGCCTTGACAGAAGATGATCGCTTACATACAGAGGAAGTGCAACGAATTTGGGCTTTAATTAGTGATGAATTTAAACCTCAACAATTAATTAATGTTGCTATTAATGCCTTTCGGGAATTTTCTACTGCGGGAGTGGCAGCGATTATTCCCAATACAGTCAAGATGAGTTAA
- a CDS encoding ABC transporter ATP-binding protein — translation MTPEKSSLIKNITHFTPNVNDYHPVIIRLEEISKVYGQGDTVVHALNNINLTIEKSEYCAIMGASGSGKSTLMNMIGCLDSPTSGRYYLDKIDVSGLSETELATVRNQKIGFVFQQFHLLPQMTALENVILPMVYAGISPSERRDRATEALERVGLGHRINNKPNQLSGGQQQRVAVARAIVNQPVLLLADEPTGALDSQTTQEILDLFTELNQSGMTVVVVTHEAEVARNSGRIIWFRDGQVIYSHLSPDELHSVI, via the coding sequence ATGACCCCGGAAAAATCATCCTTAATCAAAAATATAACCCATTTTACTCCTAATGTTAACGACTATCACCCTGTTATTATTCGCCTAGAAGAAATTAGTAAAGTTTATGGCCAAGGAGACACAGTTGTCCATGCCTTGAATAACATTAACCTAACTATTGAGAAAAGTGAATACTGTGCTATCATGGGAGCATCAGGGTCAGGAAAATCTACACTGATGAATATGATTGGCTGTTTAGATAGTCCCACATCCGGTAGGTATTATTTAGATAAAATCGATGTTTCAGGACTCTCAGAAACCGAATTAGCCACAGTTCGCAATCAAAAAATTGGCTTTGTTTTCCAACAATTTCATCTCTTACCCCAGATGACAGCCCTAGAAAATGTCATCTTGCCTATGGTATACGCCGGAATTTCTCCATCAGAACGCCGCGATCGCGCCACAGAAGCCCTAGAAAGAGTAGGATTGGGTCATCGTATCAATAATAAGCCTAATCAACTGTCTGGAGGGCAACAACAACGGGTAGCAGTAGCCCGTGCCATTGTCAATCAACCCGTGTTACTCCTAGCAGACGAACCAACTGGAGCATTAGATTCTCAAACTACCCAAGAAATTTTAGATCTCTTTACAGAACTTAATCAGAGTGGCATGACGGTTGTGGTTGTCACCCATGAAGCCGAAGTTGCCCGTAATTCTGGGCGAATCATCTGGTTTCGGGACGGACAAGTCATCTACTCTCACTTAAGCCCTGATGAACTTCATTCAGTCATTTAA